Part of the Paracoccus sp. MC1862 genome, CTGAGGACCTTCCGCTCACCCCGGCGCGCTTCCAGAGTCTCCAGCGCCGCCTTCGCTGCGGCAGCCCTATCGTAGACAGTCCTCGAGATGGTCCTGTAGATCTCGGTGCCTGTGACCTTCTCCAGGGTCGCGGCCCGCTCGGCCGTGCCTGCGCGCAGGAAAGCGTCAAAGTCGCCCTGGGCAAGCAGCACGGTCCGGCGGAACTCCTCGAAGGTCCGGCCGCCCAGCCGGACGACCTCGTTGTTGACGGTGGTCAGTTGCGTCGAGAGCACCTGGTCGTCCGAGAGCCTGGTCAGGCGGCGGTCCACGTTCTGCAGGCGCCCGTCCGCGCGGTTATGGGCGCGCCGCGCCGCCCAGTAGGCCCTGTAGTGCTCGCTATCGAGGCCGATGAAATCCACCTCGGCCCAGCCCAGGCTGGCACCGCGCCGCAGAATGCCCTTGCTGTCCTTGGACCTGACCGCGACGCCGGAGATGTCCGGCACCTCGTCATCGACACCGCCGCCATTGAGCCGCGGGCAGTCATCGAAAAGCGCAAGGCACATGGCGTCGAGGATCGTCGACTTGCCTGCCCCGGTCTCGCCGGTGATGGCGAAGAGTCCGGCGGAGCGGAGGGGCTCCGCCGTCAGGTCGATCTCGAAACGCTCGGCGAGGCTGGCGAGGTTCTCGCCGCGAATGGCCAGGATCTGCATGGGTCACTCGCTCCGGTTGGCGGCGTCGCGGAAGGCCAGGATGTGGCGATCCTCGGCTTCGATCTGGTTGGCCTGCAGGAAGGCCGGCAGGAAGAGGCTCTCGGGGCTCACCTCGGCAAGCGTTCCGGGCAGTTGGTTGCCGTCTTCTGCTTCGATTTCCTCCCGGATGACCCGGATGGAGGCCGGGCGGACGGGATGGTTGGCAAGCAGGTTCTCGGCATTCTGCAGGACGACGGCAGCCGGACCCATCGCCTTCAGCGTGACATAGACAAAGGGCTGGAGGTCGCGCGGCAGGTCCGGATCGAGATCAAGGGCCTCGATGGCGCCCGCCAGATCAGCGGGCTCAATGTCGCTGATCCGGTGGAAGGCTGCCGGCCGCTCGATCTCGATATGGTGGTGGGTAATGCCATCCTCGCCGATCTCGACCAGCGTGGCCCCGTGCCTGTGCCCGATCTCGCTTGCGGAAAGCGGAAAGCAGGAGCCGGGATAGCGGATCCGGCCGCCATCGAGGCTCTGGGGACCATGCAGATGTCCCAGCGCCACATAGGCGAAGCATTCGGGAAAGACCGAGACCGGCACGGCATGTTCGCCGCCAATCGGGATGCGCCGCTCGGCGCCCTCGCTCTCGCGCGCGCCGGCGCAGTGGAGATGTCCCATGGCGATCAGGGGCAGTTCACCACAGGTCGCGCGTGCGGCATCTGCCATGGCCTCGTGGAATTCGGCCGCGGCACGGATGATCGGTGAGCCCTCGCTTTCGGCATCCGCGAAGCTGAGGCCGGGCAGGTCAGCGGGGCGCAGGAAGGGAATGGCCACGGCCCAGGCCCGGATCTCGCCCGCAGAGCAGCGCAACGGCACCATGTGGCGGTCGAACTCGATCTCATCCGCCCGGCGCCGCACCGTGCCGAGCACATGGGCGTCGATCCCGGCCATGAGCGCGCCCGGGGCTTCCAGCCTGTAGGCCGGATCATGGTTGCCGGCGATCATCACCGTGGTGAGATGGGGCCGACGGCTGCGGAACTCGACGAGCCCGTCGTAGAGGAGCCTCTGGGATTCCCCCGATGGGTTCAGCCCGTCGAAGACGTCGCCGGCGATCAGCAGCGCATCGACCTCGTGTTGCTCGATGGCATCGGCCAGTCGCTGGAACCAGATCCGGTGCTCGGCTTCCCGGGACCAACCGTTGAGGCTGTGGCCAAGATGGATGTCCGCAGTGTGGAGAATGCGCATGAGGTGGCTGGCCTACTTTCAACCTTTTTCTCCAGATCAATAGTCGGTTCGATTTGCCGCGGAAAGTCTTCGGCGACCATGAGGAAGGAACGCAGTGGCTTCTCGGCAGCGTGGTCTCCAACCGACCCTAGCCGTTCTATTGTTCCGCCGCCCCCTCCTCAAAAAACAGTTTACGCGGTGGTGGACGGCACCTCCTAGAAGATTACTTACGCGCAGCCGGGGCAGTCACCTGCACAGCAGCGGTTCCCACAGTGGACATTAGTCTTTAGGCGCAGGTGAGTAAGTTGGACGATCCCTCCGCTGGTATGCTTCAGCAATGGCAGCAGCTCATACTGTCACAGCGCGACGGAAGGCTCTGTGAACGGAATTGTTTATCCTGTCCGATAATATGCAGTTCCAAGGGATATTCATATTATCAGCACAGCGGCAACGACGTCAGGCAAGACGACTAGATGTCTGCCGGCTATGGGTAGGCATAGCCTGTGAGACCAGAAGAAGCATGAGGGCCTTTACTTATCACGAATTAGGTCACCCCAGTCCTTTACTTATTTCCCGGAACCGGGTCCAGCAGCATAGTGCGCAGGTCAAAGCCACCGACGGCAAAAACAGAATTCACCCTGCACAAGCTTGTCATGTGGATTGATCATGTTCTGGCTCCCTGGGCAGATGGGAAGGCAGAACACGCCTATGCGATGCAATAACCATCTGCAACGAACCCTCGATCCATACACCCAAGAGGATTGGGCCTGCTCACTCTCTCCTTCGGGGCATCATCCTGCAATGCTAAATTACGCATAAAACAAACCAGGTATAAATCTGGTATATGAAATTACCTAAATTGAACCAGGTATCGAAATAGTCCCGGTTATGTTCCCTATGTAGTATATGGCCGAGGACGCATCCCACAGCCTTCAAGAGTGGGACTTTTGAACGTCATTGAACTGGCCCCCCTTTGGACCGGACACGCAGGCCTCATCATGGAGGCTTAGGCTTATGCCTGCAAAGCCATGAATGGTCTTGCCCCCGTTTCGCCGGACACTCAGGCGGTTGCGGTTTGAGCTGCGATGAACTCGCGTGGCGAGCGCATCTTCAACCCTGAGTGCGGGTGGTTGTTGTTGTAGTCCTCGATCCAGCCTCCGATCAATCCGAGGACGGTCTGGGCATCGGGCAGCGGCGTCACCTGGACGTAGTCGCGCTTCAGCGTCTTTACGAAAGCCTCCGAGATGCCGTTGCTTTGCGGGCTCTGGATTGGGGTGAAGCAGGGTTTCAGCCCGAGCTGGCGGGCGAATACCTGCGTGTCCCTGGCGATGTAAGGGGAGCCGTTGTCGGACAGCATCT contains:
- a CDS encoding exonuclease SbcCD subunit D — protein: MRILHTADIHLGHSLNGWSREAEHRIWFQRLADAIEQHEVDALLIAGDVFDGLNPSGESQRLLYDGLVEFRSRRPHLTTVMIAGNHDPAYRLEAPGALMAGIDAHVLGTVRRRADEIEFDRHMVPLRCSAGEIRAWAVAIPFLRPADLPGLSFADAESEGSPIIRAAAEFHEAMADAARATCGELPLIAMGHLHCAGARESEGAERRIPIGGEHAVPVSVFPECFAYVALGHLHGPQSLDGGRIRYPGSCFPLSASEIGHRHGATLVEIGEDGITHHHIEIERPAAFHRISDIEPADLAGAIEALDLDPDLPRDLQPFVYVTLKAMGPAAVVLQNAENLLANHPVRPASIRVIREEIEAEDGNQLPGTLAEVSPESLFLPAFLQANQIEAEDRHILAFRDAANRSE